The Gossypium hirsutum isolate 1008001.06 chromosome D03, Gossypium_hirsutum_v2.1, whole genome shotgun sequence genomic interval ATTTCTCCATTAAGGCTTGTTTTCTCTTATTCGTGTCTCCAAAACTTACCTTGTTCAATTCCCTCAGTTTATCCCTTGTAACTTCTAATTTGGATAGGAGTTTGTATGTCAAGAATGCATTTACTCTTACTTCTTAGGctttttttaattatatcattACAAGTGATTCGCATAACCATATTGCTTCAAAGTGGAATTTCATCTTTTGAAGCTTGTTCTTTTGTTCACGTCAAGTATTAGCATGCTATGGTATGATTCTGCGATGGGTAGATTGGCCAAGTGTGCTTTAGGGAGATTCTCCATCCACGCCACATGACATAAAGCTTGGTCCAATTTCTCTCATATAATGTCCTTTTCACTCCTATTGTTTGTCCATGTATCTGTTCCTCTATGCATTATGATTTCAATGAGGTTACTTTCATTTATGTATCCTGAAAAGCTCTCGTAACTCATGATCTCTTTATGGATCGttgaaaatttttcttctttctcgaCACTTGATTGAAGTCACCAATGATGATGGCACGAATTTGTGTTGACTAGTTTAGCTACCTACAAGATTTGGTTCCGAACTTGTCTCCTTTTTTGTAGTATTGGATGCCTATAACATTCGATGAACCAACATGGTTTAGAGTTTACATCGTAGACACAAACATAgataatattttcaataatgaTTATAGGGCATGatgcaataaatatatattttattaataaagcataatttctataattaatgtgatatttattttttattacttggtattaattttgtaataaatttatgtgtttaattactagataaatttttttattgaaactaaGATATTGCATCCAAATTCCatgaaatattttctaaaaatttctatCTCACCATGGTAAATTAGAATTCAAAGGGACTCAGTATTCAAACttgaaaactttttttttgattAATGAACTTAAATCTAATAGAATTTGATTTTACTATAGAAAGTCaacaatttaatattaaataaactaaaacttAAACTAACTCAAACTTGAAAATTTGCacgaatttaaaataatttgaatataaacTTTTCAAACATGAAGTTATTagaattcaaaatcatttgaataagTAATCCAAAATTACCAAGAATTGTAACCTAAAATatctttaatataaaataaattagtaattCGAACTTGAATTAACCAAAAGTTGAACTAACCCAAACTTAAAACagtatgaattttaaataatttgaaccCAAAATTATTCAAATACGAAATTAGTAACAACTAATCCAAATAAACTGAATAAgtaataattaattgaaaaatccAAACCCTAAATTCAAATAGCACAAAATCCAAAACAACTTCAAAGTTATCTGATTCATGAGATAACCAAAACTGAAATATTAATTTCACACCTAATAAGTTTTGAATTCATAGCAGCCAAACAAGGCCACAAGGTCCCAAACTCTGCTCAATGCACGCACACACACAAGCAAGCCTGCACTCAGAAAATTATGCTTTCCCTTGTCTGACTTTACTCAAAACCCGCGAAAAAGCTTTCGAATCAAAATCACACATTAAACCGCCCTACAAAACGTTCAATTCCCGGAACATCTCACCAACGGCAAATGAAACCGATCCAAGCAGCAAACGGGTTCAGTTTCCGAGTCGGATTCTCCGGCTACAGCGGCCACCTCAGAGTCGAGCCTCTCTACACCGAGGAGCGTGATAACCCTATCAAATCCCTCCCCGACTTTGTTCTTGTAAGTTCCTTCTTTTCACTTATATCATATTCAAACAGCTAACTATTGTTTGAATTTTACATTCCTTTAATTTTTGTCGAAGTTCAGAGTTGCTTTGCTGGTGTCTAGGGTTTCGTAGTAacttctttaaatatatatatatatatttgtgtttcaGCCACCTGCGTTTCCGACGGAAACACCTGAATCGATTGAGGAGCACATAAAGGAGAAATATCTTTTGCCAAGATTAGACGAGGATGCTTTCTCTCCTGAAAAAGCTGGAAAGCAATGGGATTTTGACTGGTTTGCCAGGGCAAAAATACCATTGGAGCCATCAATGCCAAGAGCTATAATGGTTCCAGTTTGGGAATTACCTTTTAGACGGTGTAAGGAGGGATCAACTGAAGGAAAGTGGGAGCCTAATTCAATGCAGGTAGGATTTGCATTTGCTACTATTATATTTTGTATGCATTCCCTTGAGAAAGTAAAACCAAAAAAAGGGCTTATTCTACACTTCAGTTTTTGTCCCCTTTTTTATGGTTTTGAGACATTGACCAGTGGTAtaggattatttatttatttatttcattaataagTAGAGCTGGAATCTTATATTGTTTAGGTGGACGTATCAGACATAATAATTGGAGGTGAAACTCGTGGCTCTTTTCCACGAGCGTCTAATGGTGCAGCCAATGATATTGTGAGAGGAAGCATTAATAACCGCCCTTTTCGTCCAGGAGGCTTGGAGGATCAATCTTTAGAGAGGATATTTCCTGATGGTGCATCTAATGGTGAGTGGGTTCGTGAGGTGCTAAATGGTGGTCCTGCTCAGACAATTCCTCCAGGCTTTAAGCAAGGGTTAAAACTTGGTGATCTTATGGTGATCTTCTAATTAAACCATTGAActtgaatttattttctttttagatcaTAACTTTTTCCTGTTCCTAATTCTTTTGCATCTCCAATTCGAAGTCACATCCTTGCTCATGGAATGTTTACAAGGACCAAAGTGCACCTGATGACACATCAGTTGGAAATTTGGTTAGTCTTCTGCATTGCTGTATTCTAATCCCCTTGAAACTACTACCAGTCGATTTGTTATTGGACTTTGTTTTGCATGTATAGTGTCTGGACTGAATGAATTTCAACCTGGTGTATCTCATGAAAATAATACAAGTATCATATATATGGTGTGAGTTTCCGAAAAACATTTATGAAAATCGTTACATGTCTTATGTATAATCCGTGCCTTGCATCTTCATGGTGTTTGCAGAGTGAGTTGTCTGTACAATTTGATGACTTGTTCAAGAAAGCTTGGGAAGAGGATGTTGCAGAACTTGACAAAGATGGTATGCATCACTCAAACTATCTTCTCTTCATTTGTGCAGATATTTGTAAAGTTGTGGTCTCATGGGCAAAAAAGTATGAAAGTACTTGAAGAGCTTTTTCTTGCTTTTGTTGGGCTAATGAAAAACAAACTGTATCTAACTATCTATGCATGATTGAGATTTAGTTGCCATTAGAGAAGCGTTCATGCattattcttcttttattttttctgggCTGCGGGTGGCAAAGTTAGCAGATGATAGTAATAGGTCTTTTCATGTTCTTGGAAACTGACTTGTGGTGCATCAGGGTTGTTCTAGATCTGGAGGTTGCCTACTTGCTAAAAAAGTTCTAACCCTTTTTGCAATTGTGGATTGTATATTCACTCGAATTCATTTGGGCAAATGTTTGAAAAAAAACCCTATATTGTTATCATGAGAGGAATTTTGCATATGTAAtcaagatatttttattttattttatttggaatgACATTAAGTTGCTTGTGGTTGTCACAATCCTTTGGATCCTTTTAACAGTTGGGTACTCTATTTGAATCTACCTTGGAAAAAAAAGTGCTGGTCCATGTCTACCTTGCTAAAGAGTGACCTTTCTCAATATATATGACCCTGCCCCTTTAGAAGACAAGTTGTCAATTGAACATCTTGCTTTTTTCCATTTTGGTTTGCTAGTTTACCCATGTAAGAAATGCTGTGAACTTTTAACCTATGAATGAAAATTTCACTTCCATTTTACTCATGTTCAAACATGATTTGCAAGCTAGAGTCCAAGAATATTTGTTTGATTGATATATTTTGTTCCCTCTTATTTGTTCATGTAATCCATTGGTTTTGTTGCTAACTTGTATAGAAGGGCATTCAACAGAATCAGATTCTGTTAAGTCAGAAGCTGAAGCAAACCAAGTTGATGTTCTCAACACTCTTGATACTGGATCATCTGCTTTGGATGAGATTTTGTCAGTTGAAGCTGAAAAAGTAGATAATGGCAGGGATGAGGGTGGTCAGCAACAAAAGGAGGTAAAGTAGTTGAGAAAGCAGTTTCCAACATCTTGTCACATATGGAGCACTCCCTTCCTGTGcaacctttattatttttattacctttTGGCAATGATTTGTTACTTAAACCATTCATTTACAGGCTTGGGCTGTTAGTGGAGGTAGTGAGTGGATTGCTGATCAGTTTTATGAACTAGTTCCTGACATGGCAATTGAGTTTCCTTTTGAGTTGGATACATTCCAGAAGGAGGTACGTACCTTGAAATTGATTTATCATTTGattgaaatagaatttttatggTTAGGGTCGAAAATGATGTTTCCATACTTCTGAAAATAATTGATCCTTTAACTTCTAATAAAAATGGATTCTTTTACATGATTCATATTCTACTAAGAATCTGTTCTTTAGTGGATCCTGTCTGGTCAAGTGATCCAAAGTACATCTAAATGTCAATGCCAtccttttggtttttttattgCTCAAGCTTGTACGCTGCCAAAGTGTAATATCTCTGTTGCACTTTTCTCCTCATTTACGAAGCATTGAGCAGTGCCCTTTTGCAGTTTTACCTGACTggattaatttttgtttttttccatttttgagGGCTTGATGTATTCTGTTTATTTgacattttgatttgaattatcTGTTGAACTGAATAGAAATAGGTTTTCACAAGTGCTTCAAAGAAATCCTTCTTTCTTTGGAGTTTGTTTCTATTAGCACATGTGGATAATATAATTGCCTTAAGGTCATCCACTTATAAAACCTTTGTATGGGTTGCTTCTCTCTCTTTTCCCCCCCAGCTTATGATTTGCAGTCTGTTTTGCCTACAAGGACATCTCTTTATCTTCTATAACAAACTACtcacattaatattttgattttttttggtgaTGATTACAGGCTATTTATTATCTGGAAAAGGGGGAATCTGTTTTTGTGGCGGCACATACATCTGCTGGAAAGACAGTTGTAGCGGAATATGCATTTGCTTTGGCATCAAAAGTACgttaattattttggtttttgcTTGTGAATCTATAGACGTTTTGATTTTTTGATAGCCGGAGATGTGACAAATTGCTCACATTGATTAAGAACCTCAGGccatatcttttttattttcaagtttcTGAAGTGCTATGCCGAATTTGGTTTAGTTTCAAGATTTTTGATAAGTTTTCATGTCATGCAGCATTGCACTAGAGCTGTGTATACTGCTCCAATTAAAACAATCAGCAACCAGAAGTATAGAGATTTCTGTGGGAAGTTTGATGTTGGCCTTCTCACAGGTGATGTTAGTTTGAGACCAGAGGCTTCTTGTCTCATCATGACAACTGAAATATTAAGGTCAATGCTTTATCGAGGTGCAGATATTATTCGCGATATTGAATGGGTAAAGGGGTTGCTTTTTGTAGCATTACTTTACATAGTAGTTTCATTACTTTTTCTGCTGAACGCTCTTGTTAGTTACTTTCTCTAATTTGTGAACATGATATTTAAGATGTTTCTTTCTGTTGTGACTATATAAATGTAGGTTATATTTGATGAGGTGCACTATGTGAATGATGTTGAAAGAGGAGTGGTTTGGGAAGAAGTCATAATCATGCTTCCAAGGCATATTAATATCATCCTTCTTTCAGCCACGGTACTTTCTCCTCTAGCATTAGAGTTCGCTATAAGCTTAGTGCTTGTATGTATTACAAACTTGGAACTTTTACACCTTTCTTTTGGGATCCTCTATCTTGAATAGTGGAGAGAGAATTACGGTGACTGGGTGAAGCACCCTGTACTGTTTGCCTGATGAAACCTGATACTATTGGTGATGATCATCGGCAATAGATTATAATCTTGATGATTTCCCTCTTGTggctttaaaaaattaacaattaaaacgATCATTCTTGACGTTTACCATTCGgttctttaatatattttgtttCCTTAATAAAAAATTCCATTCTTTGTTTATCTTTATACCTCAATTCGACATCCTGATGTCAGTGTAAAATAATATATAGGTGCCTAATACAATTGAGTTTGCTGATTGGATTGGTCGCACAAAGCAAAAGAAAATTCGTGTCACTGGGTAAGTagtaaatctctgttcatggctGAAGCTAGATGTATCACTAGTTTTTTTCCGTTCCAAACTATTGGTATTCACTTATTTCCTTTGCTCCTGCCTTCTTTGGTTTCTTTTTTGCTGAAAACTTTAGATACTGCCGAAAAGATCTATGCTATCCGTAAGGGTTAACTTCTGACACTAGCTTCCTGTTGGATATTCCATTTTCAGAACAACAAAAAGACCAGTCCCACTGGAGCATTGCCTGTTTTATTCCGGAGAACTTTACAAAATATGTGAGGGAGAAACTTTTATACCTCTGGGACTAAAGGCTGCTAAAGATGCTTACAAGAAAAAGAATTCCAGTGCAACTAGTGGTGGGACTGGTTCATATAGTGGATCGTCTACAGTTCAGGATGGGGCTAGAGGTCAGAAACGTGAACCTTTTAACCGAGGGAAACAAAATAAGCATTCTGGTCCCCAAAATTTTGGGAATTATACTGGAACTGGTTGGGGGAATCAAAGTAATGGAGGTGGCCAGAATAGTTGGGGCTCTAGGAGAACAACTTGGTTGATGCTTATTGACAAGCTTTCAAAGAAGTCACTATTACCTGTAAGTTTCATTGTACTATCATTTTGCATATGGTCTTTAAGCGTGCAGCATGTTTGGTTTAGTTTGTAttttaaaaagatgataatgacTTCTTAGTTCGTTTCTTTGTTTCTCCTGTCTTAAACAAGAAATGGAATGCAAAACACAACAATTTAAAAGAGACTAACAACTCACAAAAAAACTTCTAGAAGCAACAAAGAGGCAAAGAGTGCTGTCAGATATATATCTGCAGTATTGTTCATTTCTGATATGTAAACGCTTTTTTTAATGGGATTGTATTTCAGTTCTAATAACTGCCAGAAAACTTGCAATGTTCACTGCAATCGACCTTCTTCTAGAAGCAATAAAGAGGCAAAGAATAGGAAGAAAGTGCTGTCAGATATATCTCAGCAGTATTGTTGATTACTAATATATATTTCTTGAAATGAGAGTGTGTATTTAGTTCTAATAACTGCCACAAAAATTGCAATGTTCACTGCAATCAAGCATCCAGTTTGATCCATTGTATCATTGATTTCTTGATCTCAGTGACTGTTTTAAGTGGACATCACTTTCTGGTGATCACGTCTGAGAAACAATAAGTCTGGGGTGTTCATGCTACTTTTATGTTCATCCTTAATCAATGCACTTTTGCATTGCCAATTTTACCAGGACTGTTTGAATTTATTCCCTAGATGCCTTCATTAGTTATCAAAAAATGTTTACAGAACCACGCAACGTTTCTTCCTCCCCACATTTTTACCCCTTCTTTCTTAACAGTTTTACTATTGCCAATTATGTAGGCGGTTATATTTGGTTTCTCAAAGAATCAATGTGATAAATCTGCTGACAGCATCTCAGGAACTGACCTCACTAGTAGTTCTGAGAAAAGTGAGATTCGAGTATTTTGTGATAAAGCTTTTTCACGGCTGAAGGGATCTGATCGTAACTTGCCTCAGGTTTCATATTCTACATATTCAATTTTTACTTTTGTATAAATCCTTTTTATTTCAGAAGTTCTAATTTGATTGAGATGTAGGTTGTCAGAGTTCAGAGCCTTCTTTGCAGGGGAATTGGCGTACATCATGCAGGTTTGCTTCCAATTGTTAAGGAAGTTGTTGAGATGCTCTTCTGTCGAGGTGTGATTAAGGTAAAAGCATTCAAGTGCTGTACTGGTTTGATGCAGTGTAAGATCTACATTTTATTGCTTGGCTTTCAAAATGATGCTGCATTTTGTGTTTGTAGGAAACTATTTTGGAGCCTATCTTGGTTTGATGTTATTAGGAGTTTGTTTTAGCGTGTATTTTGCTTTCTTTTGGATAGTTTAGATGGGCAAATTTGTAATTGCTTGTTATTTTTGTAGGTTTTGTTTTCAACAGAGACATTTGCAATGGGGGTTAATGCTCCAGCCAGAACGGTGAGTGATATTTGATGTTGTCCTATTGGTGCCAAATAGGATTGCAGTTACATATCGCATAGCCTGGACTGCCATCTTGGGTTGCTTAATTAGATGGACTCACGACTGAGTTTGTCTATTCCAACTTTTGAATGGAATATGAGCCTACAAATTGTTATTTTGCACAAGATGTCCTCTCTTTTTGTGCTTGTATTTTATTATTGCCAAATGCTAATATGTGCTTTTACACAAATTAGCACATTTTATTATAGAAGCATAAGTCTTCTTTAACCTATGCATGTTGGAATACTTCTAGATGCTTTCTTTAATGTGATTTTGACTTGGATTAAGATTTTTTGAAGGTTGTATTTGATACATTAAGGAAGTTTGATGGCAAGGAATTTAGACCGGTGCTTCCTGGGGAATACACTCAAATGGCAGGTCGTGCTGGCAGAAGAGGACTTGATAAAATTGGTACAGTTATTGTGATGTGTCGTGATGAAATCCCTGGAGAGCGTGATTTGGAACAAGTTATAACTGGAACTCCAACTAAGCTTGAATCTCAATTCCGATTGACATACATCATGATCCTGCATCTCCTTCGTGTCGAAGAACTGAAGGTACTTCATAGTTTTGGAGTGAACAGGAGCTATTTATCCACTGCATGACTGTTTCAGTTTTTGCTGGGCATGGATGATTGACTTTTTTTAATATAGGATATTGCACATCTTCGATTTTTTTCATTCATGCTCCATGATCTCTAGTATATTATGGTTTAGTTTTAGCAGCTTTCcttgattttcatttttcttttcttctgccAGGTtgatatttgatttgatataaacCCCTTTTGGGTTCTGTTTAGACCTTGTGCAAGTGGGGGGGGGGGTTTCTCCTTTTTTTGGAGTGGTGTGTTTATTAACGACAGTAATGAGGATGCTTATCagtaacttgtattttttttttaaatattgaaaaaggAACTTATATTACTAATGAACGAAAGAAAAGTATCTCTTTTTGCGTTAGAAAACTAGACAGTAACATGCTTTTTTATGTCCTAGTGAAATAGTTTGTCACTCTTTAAGGCTAGATGTGAGGTTCTTTTAATACTAATCCTAGAATATTGTTGACAGTAACATGCTTGGCCTCAATTTTTAGGCGTGTTGGGTCCAAAGGATCTAATTTAACGTTGCAAAGGATCTAATTTAACGTTGCATAGTAAAAAAGTTGGTGCTCTCTTTATCTGCAGGCATGTACTGATCTTTAGGGATTTTATCATTTTTCCcggataaaatataattatactaTACAAAGTTTAGCTATCTGTTTGTTTACTTGCATTGATTGGAAAATATAAGTGGACTTTGATTCCAGGTAGAGGACATGTTGAAACGAAGTTTTGCTGAATTTCATTCTCAGAAGAAACTTCCAGAGCAACAGCAACTACTATTGCGGAAGCTTGCACAGCCAAAGAAAACTATAGAGTAAGTGTTTGCATGGTAAAAACTTGATTGCCGACATGTCTGTGAGGTTTGAATGTTTTCCTCCTGCAAAATATGCTTTTGTTACTTGTGTTAGTGCACATTTTGGTAGTTCAGCTGTTTTATAAACTGATACTAATCTAGCTGTACTGTTTCTGTTCTGTGATTTGACCAGTTCTATATTTGGGGATTATACTGCATTGGTCATAAATCCTGTGTTGCATGTTTACTTCATTTCAGctgacaaaataaaataaaaggcttAAACCACTTTTCTTACTGCTGAAATAGCATAGAAAGACAAACAGTTTTGATTCATAAAGTGGATAAAGTTTTGATTCTTGCTGTAATTTCAATGGCATTCTATGAAAAGGAATCCAAgtcatttaaattttgatttctgATGTAAGTAGCATTATCATAATGCACTAATTTGAAATcatttttgaagtttaataatTGGTGTATGGCTTTCAGCATTATCTCTTTGTCTATAGCTCTTTTCATGGTTGATATTTATCCTCATTTTTATTTGTTGCAATTTGCATGTATAATTAAGGTTCAGCTCTTTTGAAGTTTGGTATTTATCCTCACTTTAAAAGTCTCCATTTGCTTGTAGATGTATTAAAGGTGAACCAGCAATTGAAGAGTACTATGAGATGCGTGCTGAAGCTAAGGCACACAGTGAACAGATATCAAAAGCTGTCATGCAGACTTCTGCAGCACAAAAATTTCTTACCCCAGGGAGAGTGGTTGTGGTCAAATCTCAGTCAGTGAgttctttcaatttagttctttgcATGTTTGAGTCAAGTCATAGTTAGGTGCTCCACTGTTTGTTATGCTCTTGTAACCTCTGTCAAGAACATATATTTAGAGAAAGATGCTTTACTTCTGACTGAAGGAAGCTTGTCTCTGTCAGTATTAAAGCATTGATTTTGGGGCCAAGTTTCATTGTTCATGCAGCTGAAAGTTGGTACACTAAGAATTTCTCATGTATCTTTCCCCTCCCCAACAAACCAAGAGAAATTTTGTCTTGTGCACTTATTGTCTTGATGATTATCATCCTACTTGGAGCTTATATTGTTTGGAATTTTTTTCCTATAAGATGCATAATTTTTGCAACCTTTGAAGCAGAGAATGAACTAATCATACAATAAAAGCTGGTTGATTTTCAGCATGGTCGTTTATGCTTCTTCTACATTAACTTACATGAAGTGAAAGTGAAATTAAAATCCAGTCATTTTGATGTTGTGGAATGTTCTTTCCACCTGTATAGTTTACTGCCGCTACAGCATTCTATGCCATATTTAGGTTTGGTTTTGCTGTTATCTCTTGTTTGAGGGTCTTATTTGTCTTACTCACATTGAACCATCTAAGGTGTAGCCTTTTTCATTTCATTGTTTAGTCATGGATACTAAATTTATGCACTTAAAATTGACAGGCGCAGGACCATTTACTAGGAGTTGTCCTGAAATCATCTTCTGCCAATAACAAACAATATATTGTGCTACTTCTTAAACCTGATGTGCCATCAATGACTCAAAGTCCCTCAGACAGAAGTAACTTGCAAGACAAGAAAGGTGCCGACTTCGATCAAGGTTATGTGCTGCCACCAAAATCCAAGCGTGGTCTTGAAGAAGATTACCGCATATCTGCTGGTCCACGTAAAGGGTCAGGTATCATCAACATAACACTGCCACACCATGGTGCTGCTGCAGGAGTGACTTTTGAGGTCAGAGAAGCTGAAAATACAGAATTCTTATGTATATGCACTAGCAAGATAAAATTGGACCTACCTGGACTTCTTGAATTTGTTAGCAATGCAGCTTTCTCCCACACAGTTCAGCAGCTCTTGAAATTGAAGTCTAATGGAAACAAATATCCTCCTGCCTTAGATCCAAAAGGTATGGATGTTATTTTATCCTTCGGAATGTTGATATTTGGGGGGAATTTAGCTGCATTTCTTCCTTTTGATAGTTTCTTAGAGTTGCAAATGAAGCTAGGACGTTCAGCAACTTGCATGCTCTGCTTTATCTATGAGATATTTTATTGTACATGTTCTCAGAAACTTAGGAATACCAACAAGCACTTTTGCAGCTTTGTTGACTTAGGACAATGATAGTGTTTCAGCAGATCTGAGGTGAAAACAATCAAAACACGTGGCCTCTTGCTAGTTGCTCTCTGTTTCTCATAGGTTATTCTCCCTACCTAGTGGACACAATGATTTCCAGCATTTAGGATAATGATTCTCGTTGAGGGTTTCTTTTAAGCCTCGTCTACTAACTCCGTTTTGCTTTTCTTTCACTAAGTATGCTCCTTTTGATGTTGTGATCTGTGGTCATGGTTTAGGATTTTCTGTTAATCAAAAGAGACCTTTCTAATAGTAATTCTTTTCTCAGATCTAAAATTGAAAGACATGGATCTCGTTACAGCATACGACAAATGGACCCATCTACTGCAGAAAATGTCACAGAacaaatgccatgaatgtataaagTTGGAGGAGCATATTAAGTTAGCCAAAGAAATTAAGAAGTATAAAGAGGAAGTTAATGCTCTTCAATTTGAACTATCTAACGAAGCACTCCTACAGATGCCAGAATTTCAGGGCCGGGTATGCCCTTGCAATGTGCATATATCTTAGGCCATTCTTCTGCTATGAATAAGATGGATTTTCTGATGTGGATATTTATTTAGAATCTTTTATAACGCTTAAAGCTTCTTGCAGATTGATATTCTGAAAGAAATTGGTTATATAGATGAAGACCTTGTGGTTCAAATAAAAGGTCGTGTTGCCTGTGAGATGAATTCAGGGGAGGAATTGATATGCACAGAATGTTTATTTGAGAATCAACTCGATGACCTTGAACCCGAAGAGGCAGTGGCTTTAATGTCTGCCTTCGTGTTTCAGCAAAAGAACACTT includes:
- the LOC121215524 gene encoding DExH-box ATP-dependent RNA helicase DExH11 isoform X2; its protein translation is MKPIQAANGFSFRVGFSGYSGHLRVEPLYTEERDNPIKSLPDFVLPPAFPTETPESIEEHIKEKYLLPRLDEDAFSPEKAGKQWDFDWFARAKIPLEPSMPRAIMVPVWELPFRRCKEGSTEGKWEPNSMQVDVSDIIIGGETRGSFPRASNGAANDIVRGSINNRPFRPGGLEDQSLERIFPDGASNGEWVREVLNGGPAQTIPPGFKQGLKLGDLMSHPCSWNVYKDQSAPDDTSVGNLSELSVQFDDLFKKAWEEDVAELDKDESDSVKSEAEANQVDVLNTLDTGSSALDEILSVEAEKVDNGRDEGGQQQKEAWAVSGGSEWIADQFYELVPDMAIEFPFELDTFQKEAIYYLEKGESVFVAAHTSAGKTVVAEYAFALASKHCTRAVYTAPIKTISNQKYRDFCGKFDVGLLTGDVSLRPEASCLIMTTEILRSMLYRGADIIRDIEWVIFDEVHYVNDVERGVVWEEVIIMLPRHINIILLSATVPNTIEFADWIGRTKQKKIRVTGTTKRPVPLEHCLFYSGELYKICEGETFIPLGLKAAKDAYKKKNSSATSGGTGSYSGSSTVQDGARGQKREPFNRGKQNKHSGPQNFGNYTGTGWGNQSNGGGQNSWGSRRTTWLMLIDKLSKKSLLPAVIFGFSKNQCDKSADSISGTDLTSSSEKSEIRVFCDKAFSRLKGSDRNLPQVVRVQSLLCRGIGVHHAGLLPIVKEVVEMLFCRGVIKVLFSTETFAMGVNAPARTVVFDTLRKFDGKEFRPVLPGEYTQMAGRAGRRGLDKIGTVIVMCRDEIPGERDLEQVITGTPTKLESQFRLTYIMILHLLRVEELKVEDMLKRSFAEFHSQKKLPEQQQLLLRKLAQPKKTIECIKGEPAIEEYYEMRAEAKAHSEQISKAVMQTSAAQKFLTPGRVVVVKSQSAQDHLLGVVLKSSSANNKQYIVLLLKPDVPSMTQSPSDRSNLQDKKGADFDQGYVLPPKSKRGLEEDYRISAGPRKGSGIINITLPHHGAAAGVTFEVREAENTEFLCICTSKIKLDLPGLLEFVSNAAFSHTVQQLLKLKSNGNKYPPALDPKDLKLKDMDLVTAYDKWTHLLQKMSQNKCHECIKLEEHIKLAKEIKKYKEEVNALQFELSNEALLQMPEFQGRIDILKEIGYIDEDLVVQIKGRVACEMNSGEELICTECLFENQLDDLEPEEAVALMSAFVFQQKNTSEPSLTSKLSQAKQRLYDTAIRLGDLQAEFKLPITPEEYAQENLKFGLVEVVYEWAKGTPFADICELTDVPEGLIVRTIVRLDETCREFKTAAAIMGNSSLYKKMESASNAIKRDIVFAASLYITGV
- the LOC121215524 gene encoding DExH-box ATP-dependent RNA helicase DExH11 isoform X1, which encodes MKPIQAANGFSFRVGFSGYSGHLRVEPLYTEERDNPIKSLPDFVLPPAFPTETPESIEEHIKEKYLLPRLDEDAFSPEKAGKQWDFDWFARAKIPLEPSMPRAIMVPVWELPFRRCKEGSTEGKWEPNSMQVDVSDIIIGGETRGSFPRASNGAANDIVRGSINNRPFRPGGLEDQSLERIFPDGASNGEWVREVLNGGPAQTIPPGFKQGLKLGDLMSHPCSWNVYKDQSAPDDTSVGNLSELSVQFDDLFKKAWEEDVAELDKDEGHSTESDSVKSEAEANQVDVLNTLDTGSSALDEILSVEAEKVDNGRDEGGQQQKEAWAVSGGSEWIADQFYELVPDMAIEFPFELDTFQKEAIYYLEKGESVFVAAHTSAGKTVVAEYAFALASKHCTRAVYTAPIKTISNQKYRDFCGKFDVGLLTGDVSLRPEASCLIMTTEILRSMLYRGADIIRDIEWVIFDEVHYVNDVERGVVWEEVIIMLPRHINIILLSATVPNTIEFADWIGRTKQKKIRVTGTTKRPVPLEHCLFYSGELYKICEGETFIPLGLKAAKDAYKKKNSSATSGGTGSYSGSSTVQDGARGQKREPFNRGKQNKHSGPQNFGNYTGTGWGNQSNGGGQNSWGSRRTTWLMLIDKLSKKSLLPAVIFGFSKNQCDKSADSISGTDLTSSSEKSEIRVFCDKAFSRLKGSDRNLPQVVRVQSLLCRGIGVHHAGLLPIVKEVVEMLFCRGVIKVLFSTETFAMGVNAPARTVVFDTLRKFDGKEFRPVLPGEYTQMAGRAGRRGLDKIGTVIVMCRDEIPGERDLEQVITGTPTKLESQFRLTYIMILHLLRVEELKVEDMLKRSFAEFHSQKKLPEQQQLLLRKLAQPKKTIECIKGEPAIEEYYEMRAEAKAHSEQISKAVMQTSAAQKFLTPGRVVVVKSQSAQDHLLGVVLKSSSANNKQYIVLLLKPDVPSMTQSPSDRSNLQDKKGADFDQGYVLPPKSKRGLEEDYRISAGPRKGSGIINITLPHHGAAAGVTFEVREAENTEFLCICTSKIKLDLPGLLEFVSNAAFSHTVQQLLKLKSNGNKYPPALDPKDLKLKDMDLVTAYDKWTHLLQKMSQNKCHECIKLEEHIKLAKEIKKYKEEVNALQFELSNEALLQMPEFQGRIDILKEIGYIDEDLVVQIKGRVACEMNSGEELICTECLFENQLDDLEPEEAVALMSAFVFQQKNTSEPSLTSKLSQAKQRLYDTAIRLGDLQAEFKLPITPEEYAQENLKFGLVEVVYEWAKGTPFADICELTDVPEGLIVRTIVRLDETCREFKTAAAIMGNSSLYKKMESASNAIKRDIVFAASLYITGV